From Nocardioides faecalis:
CTACCCCTACCCCTTCGGCAAGTACGACCAGCTCTACGTGCCGGAGTACAACATGGGCGCGATGGAGAACGCCGGCTGCGTGACCCTGCGCGACGAGTACCTCCCCCGCTCCCGCCAGCCGCGCTCGTTCTACGAGTTCCGCGCCTCGGTGATCCTGCACGAGATGGCGCACATGTGGTTCGGCGACCTGGTCACCATGAAGTGGTGGGACGACCTGTGGCTCAACGAGTCGTTCGCCGAGTGGGCCTGCTACCACGCCGAGGCGCTGGCCACGTCGTACGACGACGCGTGGACCGGGTTCACCAACGCCCGCAAGCAGACCGGCTACCGCGCCGACTCGCTGCCCTCCACGCACCCGATCGCCGCGGACAACTTCGACCTGCACGCGGTCGAGGTCAACTTCGACATGATCACCTACGCCAAGGGCGCGGCGGTGCTCAAGCAGCTGGTGGCCTGGGTCGGCCTCGAGCCCTTCCTCGCCGGGCTGCGCCAGTACTTCACCGACCACGCCTTCGGCAACACCGAGTTCTCCGACCTCCTCGCCGCCCTGGAGAAGGCGTCGGGCCGCGAGCTGGACAGCTGGGCCGCCGAGTGGCTGCAGACCGCCGGCACCAACACGCTCACCCCCGAGCTCGAGGTCGACGACGAGGGTCGCTACCGGTCCTTCGCGGTGCGTCAGACCGCGCCCGCCGAGCACCCCACCCTGCGCCGGCACCGGGTCGGCATCGGGTTCTACGAGAGCAGCGACGACGGCCGGCTGCGGCGCACCGACTACGTCGAGGTCGACGTCACCGGTGAGCGGACCGAGGTCGCCGAGCTGGTGGGCAAGAAGCAGCCCGAGCTGCTGCTGCTCAACGACTCCGACCTGGCCTTCGCCAAGATCCGGCTCGACGAGCGGTCCCAGGCCACCGCAATCGCCCGGCTGGCCGACCTCGAGGACTCCCTGGCCCGCGCGCTGGTGTGGAGCGCCGCGTGGGACATGACCCGCGACGCCGAGATGCCCGCCACCGACTTCGTCGAGCTCGTGCTGCGCAACATCGGCAGCGAGACCGACGCCTGGGGCGTGAGCCGCATCCCGACGTACGCCGCCCAGGCGGTCACCTCCTACAGCGACCCGGCCGGCCGGGCGGCGCTCGCGCAGCGCTGGGAGCAGGGCCTGCGCGAGCTGCTCGTCGCGGCGGAGCCGGGCACCGACCACCAGCTCACCTTCGCCCGCAGCTACGCCGCAGCCGCCCGTAGCGACGCGGCGGCCGAGGAGCTCGAGGGCCTGCTCGCCGGCACCGTCTCCTTCGACGGGCTCGCCGTGGACCAGGACCTGCGCTGGACGCTGCTGACCCAGCTGGCCCGCCTCGGCCGCGCCGACGACGCCCGGATCGACGCCGAGCTGGCCACCGACGACACCAACGCCGGTCGGGAGAAGGCGGCCGCCGCGCGGGCCGCGATCCCGACCGCGGCGGCCAAGGAGCGCGCCTGGCAGCAGGCCATGCTCGACCCCAGCGTGCCGAACGAGACCCAGCGCAGCGTCGTGCTGGCGTTCATGCAGCCCGGCCAGGAGGAGGTTCTCGCGCCGTACGTCGAGACCTACCTCGCCGAGGTCGCCGGCACCTGGGAGCGGCTCGGTTCGCACAAGGCGTCGGTCGCGCTGGAGTTCATCTTCCCGCGCGTGCTGGCCACCGAGTCCACGCTGCAGGCCGTGGACGCGTGGCTCGCCGAGCACGCCGAGTCCGTCAACCCCGGCGCCGTCCGCTACGTCCGGGAGGGACGCGCCGACGTCGCCCGGGCACTCGCGGCCCAGGCGCGCGACGCCCAGCGGGGCTGACGGGGCTCGTCGGCCCCCAGACGACGAACGGCCCGGTGCGCGATGCGCACCGGGCCGTTCTCGTTGCTTGCTCAGCTCTGTGTTGCTTGCTCAGCTCTGTGTTGCTCAGCTCTGGGTTGCTCAGCTCTGTGTTGCTCAGCTCTGGGCGAGCTCGCCCAGCAGCTCGATGCCCTGCTGCAGGCCACCGCCCAGGTCACCGCGCTCGAAGTGCTCCGTCATCACGGCGACGGCCTGCGCCGACTCCTCGTCGGTCAGCCGTTCGCGGACGTGACCTCCGGTGACGATCTGCACCACGCGCTGGAAGGGGTCGACCATGACCAGCACGCTCCGGCTGGGCAGCACCAGGGTGTTGTGCAGGCTCGTGGCGTAGGCCCGCGCGTCCCCCGTCGTCGCCCCGACGTAGACCGAGATCTCGGCCCGGCAGGCCTGCTCGGCCTTCCGGATGGCGACGTCGAGCGCGGCGCGCTGTGCCTCGGTGAGCGAGGACGGGGTGCTCATGGCCATGGTGTCGACTACCAGCTGCCGCCGGCGCCGCCGGCCTTGGAGTCCTCCGAGTCGGGGGCGGCCAGCTCGCCGGCCGACTTCCGCGGGCCACCGAGCCACTCGTTCTCGGCCTGCAGCGCGTTGGGGCTGAGGTTCTCGCCGCGGGCCAGCGCCGGGCCGACGTAGAGAAGCGTGATGACCACGAAGACCAGCAGCGGGATGCCGCCGAAGAGCAGCAGCGCCTGGAGCAGGTCGATCTCGGGCTTGGGCTCCCAGCTGCCCGGGCGCGGCTCGGGGGTGTCCGCCGAGGCGGAACCGGCCGAGGTCAGGACGAGCAGGGCGCTCACCCCGAGCAGGGAGCAGACGGCGAGGAGACGTCGTACGACAGTGCTGGTCACGGGACGAGGATATCGGCTCCGGTGTGAGGCCCGCCGCCAGGTGTCCGGCTGGCGTCCGACCGGTGTCCCGGTCCGCTCAGGGGGCCCTGGAACACTGGCGGGCATGTCCGTGTCCACACTCGTGTCCACGATGTCCACCCTGCTCCCCGACTCCCTCCCCAGCACCACTCCCGGCAGCACCGGCAGCAACACCGTCAGCACCGTCGGCACCGCCGGCCCCGCCCTCGCCGAGGACGCCACCGAGGCGAGCCCGTGCACCGGCGACGAGATGTTCTGCAACCTGGTCTGGGACTGGACCTCCAACCGGCGACTCGCGGAGTGGTCCGACCTGCTCATCGGCAAGCCGCTCGCCATCGCCGGCCTGGTCCTGCTCGGGATCCTCGCGCGCTGGTTGTTGCACCGCGCCGTCGACCGCCTCGCCCACCGCGCGGAGAAGGGGGTGCTGCCCGAGCGGGTCGAGTCACCCACCAGCGCCCGGCGCAAGCAGCGCGCTGCGACCATGTCCGGGGTGCTCAAGAGCATCGTCACCGTGGCGGTCCTCGCCGTCGTCGGCACCATGGTGCTCAGCGAGCTCGGGGTCGCGATCGCGCCCATCATCGCCAGCGCCGGGATCATCGGCATCGCGCTCGGCTTCGGCGCCCAGTCGCTGGTCCGGGACTTCCTGGCCGGCATCTTCATCTTCATCGAGGACCAGTACGGCGTCGGTGACGTGGTCGACGTCGGTGAGGCCAGCGGCACGGTCGAGGCCGTGACGCTGCGGATGACGCGGCTGCGCGACATCAACGGCACCGTCTGGTACGTGCCCAACGGCGAGATCCTCCGCGTGGGCAACCAGAGCCAGAACTGGTCGCGCGCCGTCGTCGACGTCGCCGTCGGGTACGGCGAGGACCTGGCCCGCGTGCAGCGGGTGCTGCGCGAGGTCGCCCACGACCTGTGGGACGACGACGAGCTGGGCCGGGTGATGATCGAGGCGCCGGAGGTGACCGGCGTGGAGTCGCTCGACGCCGACTCCGTGACGATCCGGGTGATGGTGAAGACCGCGCCGCTGGAGCAGTGGTCCGTCGCCCGCGCCCTGCGCCAGCAGATCAAGGCGCGCTTCGACCACGAGGGCATCGAGATCCCCTTCGCCCAGCGGGTGGTCTGGCACCGCGAGGACCAGCGCCAGGTCGAGGCGCAGCACGATGCCGAGCCGGAGGGTGAGGCCCAGGACCCACGAGGCACAATGGATGCGGTGAGCAAGCGATGACCGACGCACCTTCCCCCACCTTCTACGAGGAGGTCGGCGGGTTCGAGACCTTCCGCCGGATCGTGGCCGCCTTCTACGAGGGCGTGGCCGCCGACGAGGTGCTGCGGCCGATGTACCCCGAGGAGGACCTGCGCGCCGCCGAGGAGCGGTTCCTGCACTTCCTGGTGCAGTACTGGGGCGGCCCGTCGACGTACTCCGAGCAGCGCGGGCACCCCCGGCTGCGGATGCGCCATGCGCCGTTCGCCGTCAACCTGGATGCCCGGGACCGCTGGCTCAAGCACTTCCGCGCCGCCCTCGACAGCGTCGAGCTGCCCCCGGAGCAGGACGCGCGGCTCTGGGAGTACGTCACGCACGCCGCGAACTTCATGGTCAACACCGCAGGCTGAGCGGCGGCACACCGCGCGGGGAGCGGTGGTGGACCCCACGTCCGTCGGCATAGAACACGTTCTAGCCTGAGGCCATGACGCTCACCGTCTCCGACGAGAACCGGGTCCGCACGCTGGTGCTGGACCGCCCCGAGGCGCTCAACGCCTTCAACGAGGCCCTGTACGACGCCCTGGCCGACGCGCTGCTCGAGGCGGCCGACGACCCGACGGTCGCCGTCGTGCTGATCACGGGCAACGGCCGGGCCTTCAGCGCCGGGACCGACCTGCTCGAGATGCACCGGATGTCCACCGACCCCGGCTTCGTCCGCGGCAAGCACGGCTTCATCGGCCTCGTCGACGCGCTGGTCGACTTCCCCAAGCCGCTGGTCGTGGCGGTCAACGGGATCGGGCTGGGGATCGGCTGCACGATCATCGGCCTGGCGGACCTGGCGTTCCTGTCCAGCACCGCGCGGCTGAAGTGCCCGTTCACCTCGCTGGGCGTGGCACCCGAGGCGGCGTCGTCGTACCTCTTCCCGGCGCTGGTGGGTCGGCAGAACGCGGCCTGGGCGCTGATGTCCTCGGAGTGGATCAGTGCCGAGGAGGCGCACGCGATGGGCCTGGCCTTCCGGGTGTGCGCGCCGGAGGACCTGCTCGCCACCGCCACCCGGCACGCCGAGGTGCTGGCGGCGAAGCCGATCTCCTCGCTCGTCGCGGTGAAGCGGACGATGACCGAGCCGCACCGCGCCGCCGTGCGGGCGGCCCGGGACCGGGAGAACGCCGCGTTCGCCGAGCTGATGGGCGGCCCGGCGAACCTGGAGGCGCTGACGGCCTTCGCCGAGGGGCGCGAGCCGGACTTCACCCGGCTGCCGGCGGGCGGCTGAGCGCTACTCGGCGAGCTCCACGGCCAGCGCGGCATGCTCGGCGCCGCCGAGCGCCGCGACGGCACGCTGGATCGCTTCGCCGTAGCCCTCGGGCGGGCTGACGGACCGCTCGGTCTCGAGGTCGAAGAACACCAGCACGAACCGGCCCCGCGCCACCACCCCGTCGCGCCCGGTGGCGCCGGTGGGGTCCACGATCTCGGAGTCCACGGTCATCGACCGGCTGCCGACGCGGGAGACGCTCGTCCAGCAGTCGTAGGGCTCGTGGCGCAGGGTCATCGGTGCGTGGTACTCCACGTCGCCCTGGGCGACCACGACCGCGATCCGCCCGAACTGCTTCAGCGCCGGTGCCAGGTCGCGCATCAGCGCGATGCGGGCCTCCTGGAAGTACTCGTAGTACATGACGTTGTTGACGTGGCGATAGACGTCGAGGTCCGAGAAGCGCACGTGCACCGGGTAGTGGCCGGCCCGGTCCCGCGGGACCGCGGTACGTAGGGGCAACGACCGCTCGCCGTCCTCGCGGTAGGGCTCCAGCGCCGCGCGCTCCAGGTCGCTCAGCCTGCGCGCGGTGCCGGTCGCGACGACGAACGGCGCCAGCACGGTGCGGGCCCGCAGGTAGACCACGCGGCCCTCGTCGGTGTCGTGGAAGATCTCGTGGTCCAAGGTGAAGCCCGCGGCCCGGACCTCGGAGACCCAGGACTCGATGGCGACGGTCGGCTTCCGGAACTTCAGCGGCGCCCGGAAGCTGACCTCGTGCCGCACCACGACGTAGCCGTCGCCCTCGCCGCGCTCCACCCCGGCCGCTTCCAGGCAGGCACGCAGCAGGGCGCCCCGGGCCTCCTGCAGGTAGTCGACGTAGCGGACGTTGTTGACGTGGTGGAAGAGGTCCTGGTCGCCCCAGCGCAGCGGGCAGTCGTAGCGGTGGCGCACGTCGAGCATGGTTCCACGCGGGCGTGCGCCGGATCGGCCCGTCCGGGACGCGGCGGCCACGATGTGGCGTACGACACGACTGCGACCTGCGTCGGAACCGCCGCACTAGGCTGCACCGAGTTTGTGTTCTGCCCGCCGACCCACTCATCGAGGAGTGTTCATGCCTGAGGCCGTCATCGTCTCCGCCACCCGTACCCCCATCGGCCGAGCCAACAAGGGCTCCCTGAAGGACTTCCGTCCCGACGACCTCACGGCGTTCATCGCCCAGGCGGCGTTGGACAAGGTCCCCGGCCTGGACCCGGCCACGATCGACGACTTCTACCTCGGCTGCGGGCTCCCGGGCGGCGAGGCCGGCAACAACATGGCCCGCATCGTGACCACCCTGATGGGCTACGAGATCCCCGGCGCCACGGTGACCCGCTACTGCTCGTCGTCGGTGCAGACCACCCGGATGGCCTTCCACGCGATCAAGGCCGGCGAGGGCGACGCCTTCATCTCCGCCGGCGTGGAGACGGTGTCACGGTTCCAGTTCGGCACCTCCGACCACATCCCGAACACCAAGAACCCGAAGTTCGCCGACGCCCAGGCCCGCAGCGAGGAGTACGCCAAGGGTGGCAAGGACTGGCACGACCCCCGCGAGGACGGCCAGCTGCCCGACATCTACATCTCGATGGGCCAGACCGCCGAGAACGTCGCCCGGATGCGCGGCCTGAAGCGCGAGGACCTCGACGCGTTCGGCGTCCGCTCGCAGAACCTGGCCGAGAAGGCCATCGCCGACGGCTTCTGGGCCCGCGAGATCACCCCGGTCACCCTCGCCGACGGCACCGTGGTCAGCGCGGACGACGGTCCGCGTGCCGGCGTCACCTACGACGCGGTGAAGGACCTGAAGCCGGTGTTCCGCCCCGACGGCGTCGTCACCGCGGCCAACTGCTGTCCGCTCAACGACGGTGCCGCTGCCGTCGTGATCATGTCCGACACCCGCGCCGCCGAGCTCGGCCTCACCCCGCTCGCCCGGATCGTGTCGACCGGCGTGTCCGGCCTCTCCCCCGAGATCATGGGCCTGGGCCCAGTCGAGGCCAGCCGCAAGGCGCTGAAGAACGCCGGGATGACCATCGACGACATCGACCTGGTCGAGATCAACGAGGCGTTCGCCGCGCAGGTCCTGCCCTCGGCGGAGGACCTCGGCGTCGACATCGACAAGCTGAACGTCAACGGCGGCGCGATCGCGGTGGGGCACCCCTTCGGCATGACCGGCGCCCGGCTGCAGAACACGATGCTGAACTCGCTGGACTGGCACGACAAGACCACCGGCCTGATCACCATGTGCGTGGGCGGCGGCCAGGGCATGGCGCTGATCCTGGAGCGGCTCAGCTGAGGTCGAGCGCCTGAGCAAGCATGTCGGCGCCGGGCCGTACCTTGTCGTCCCATGGACCTCGAGGTGCGGCCCGCCGCTGTCTTCGCCGACGTACGGACCCTGCTCGGGCCGAAGCGGCCCGACGCCAACGCGTGCTGGTGCCTGAGCTACCGGGTGGACTCCCGGCTCAACAACGAGCTGCGCGGACCCGCCCGCGGTGAGCACGTCGCCCGGCTGCTCGAGGACGGCCCGCTCGGCGTCCTGGCGTACGACGGCTCCGAGCCGGTCGGCTGGGCCGCAATCGCCCCGCGTGCCGAGACCTCCTTCGCACGCAACCGCAGGATCCCGCACGTCGACGACCTCCCGGTGTGGTCGCTGTGGTGCATCCGGGTGCGCCCCGGCTTCCGGCGCCGCGGCATCTCGCACACCCTGATCGAGGGAGCCGTCGAGCACGCCCGCCGCGAGGGGGCACCGGCCGTCGAGGCGTACCCGCTCGACAACCAAGGCGCGAAGGTGGACCAGACGATGGCCTATCCCGGGCTGCGCGCGAGCTTCGAGGCGGCGGGCTTCCGCCACGTCGTCGACACCACCTCGGTGTTGAACGGTTACGTGCGTGTGCTGATGCGCCGAGACCTACACTGACGCGCGTGACCCAGGACTCGCCGGACCTCGGCCCCGGCTCCTCCCCCGAGCCGCGCTGGCTGGACGCCGGCCAGCAGAAGGTCTGGCGCTCCTACCTGCTCGGCAGCACCCTGCTGCAGGACCGCATCGACGAGGACCTGCGCCGCTCCCACGGCCTCTCCGGGGTGGAGTACGAGATCCTGGTCCGGCTCTCCGAGGCCGAGGGCCGGCTGCGGATGGCTCAGCTGGCCTCCTCCCTGGCGCACAGCCGCAGCCGGGTGACCCACACCGTGAAGCGGATGGAGGCCGCGGGCCTGGTCCAACGCTGCGGATCCCAGGAGGACCGTCGCGGGGTGGTGTGCCAGCTGACCGACCACGGCTACGCCCGGCTGGTCGCCGCGGCTCCCGGCCACGTCGAGACGGTGCGCTCCGCGCTGATCGACCTCGTCTCGCCCGAGGACCTCGCCGCCTTCGGCCGCGTCATGGACGCGGTGTGCGACCGGCTGATCTCGGCGCACCCGGAGCGCGAGCTCCGCGCCTGACACGCGAGGCGGGTCAGGCGCGGAACCTCATCCGGGCAGGTCAGTCGCGGGTCAGTCGCGGGTGAGGCGACGGTGGGTGACCCGGTGCGGGCGCGCGGCGTCGGGGCCGAG
This genomic window contains:
- a CDS encoding enoyl-CoA hydratase/isomerase family protein — protein: MTLTVSDENRVRTLVLDRPEALNAFNEALYDALADALLEAADDPTVAVVLITGNGRAFSAGTDLLEMHRMSTDPGFVRGKHGFIGLVDALVDFPKPLVVAVNGIGLGIGCTIIGLADLAFLSSTARLKCPFTSLGVAPEAASSYLFPALVGRQNAAWALMSSEWISAEEAHAMGLAFRVCAPEDLLATATRHAEVLAAKPISSLVAVKRTMTEPHRAAVRAARDRENAAFAELMGGPANLEALTAFAEGREPDFTRLPAGG
- a CDS encoding globin — its product is MTDAPSPTFYEEVGGFETFRRIVAAFYEGVAADEVLRPMYPEEDLRAAEERFLHFLVQYWGGPSTYSEQRGHPRLRMRHAPFAVNLDARDRWLKHFRAALDSVELPPEQDARLWEYVTHAANFMVNTAG
- a CDS encoding mechanosensitive ion channel family protein, producing the protein MSVSTLVSTMSTLLPDSLPSTTPGSTGSNTVSTVGTAGPALAEDATEASPCTGDEMFCNLVWDWTSNRRLAEWSDLLIGKPLAIAGLVLLGILARWLLHRAVDRLAHRAEKGVLPERVESPTSARRKQRAATMSGVLKSIVTVAVLAVVGTMVLSELGVAIAPIIASAGIIGIALGFGAQSLVRDFLAGIFIFIEDQYGVGDVVDVGEASGTVEAVTLRMTRLRDINGTVWYVPNGEILRVGNQSQNWSRAVVDVAVGYGEDLARVQRVLREVAHDLWDDDELGRVMIEAPEVTGVESLDADSVTIRVMVKTAPLEQWSVARALRQQIKARFDHEGIEIPFAQRVVWHREDQRQVEAQHDAEPEGEAQDPRGTMDAVSKR
- a CDS encoding MarR family winged helix-turn-helix transcriptional regulator; its protein translation is MTQDSPDLGPGSSPEPRWLDAGQQKVWRSYLLGSTLLQDRIDEDLRRSHGLSGVEYEILVRLSEAEGRLRMAQLASSLAHSRSRVTHTVKRMEAAGLVQRCGSQEDRRGVVCQLTDHGYARLVAAAPGHVETVRSALIDLVSPEDLAAFGRVMDAVCDRLISAHPERELRA
- the pepN gene encoding aminopeptidase N translates to MPGTNLTRDEAATRAALLDVTSYVIDLDLSDATTPGVETFGSTTTLTFTCRTPGAETFADLVDATIREVTLNGVALDPAEVYADSRIALRDLQAENVLVVKADCAYSNSGEGLHHFTDPVDGNTYLYSQFEVPDARRVFTTFEQPDLKAPFTFNVTAPAHWKVVSNSPTPEPTATGATNAQGQDVALWAFAPTKPMSTYITAIVAGDYYEVQDVYEGEHGTIPLGHYCRQSLKEYLDRDREEIVTLTKQGFAFFEDAFGYPYPFGKYDQLYVPEYNMGAMENAGCVTLRDEYLPRSRQPRSFYEFRASVILHEMAHMWFGDLVTMKWWDDLWLNESFAEWACYHAEALATSYDDAWTGFTNARKQTGYRADSLPSTHPIAADNFDLHAVEVNFDMITYAKGAAVLKQLVAWVGLEPFLAGLRQYFTDHAFGNTEFSDLLAALEKASGRELDSWAAEWLQTAGTNTLTPELEVDDEGRYRSFAVRQTAPAEHPTLRRHRVGIGFYESSDDGRLRRTDYVEVDVTGERTEVAELVGKKQPELLLLNDSDLAFAKIRLDERSQATAIARLADLEDSLARALVWSAAWDMTRDAEMPATDFVELVLRNIGSETDAWGVSRIPTYAAQAVTSYSDPAGRAALAQRWEQGLRELLVAAEPGTDHQLTFARSYAAAARSDAAAEELEGLLAGTVSFDGLAVDQDLRWTLLTQLARLGRADDARIDAELATDDTNAGREKAAAARAAIPTAAAKERAWQQAMLDPSVPNETQRSVVLAFMQPGQEEVLAPYVETYLAEVAGTWERLGSHKASVALEFIFPRVLATESTLQAVDAWLAEHAESVNPGAVRYVREGRADVARALAAQARDAQRG
- a CDS encoding acetyl-CoA C-acetyltransferase, translated to MPEAVIVSATRTPIGRANKGSLKDFRPDDLTAFIAQAALDKVPGLDPATIDDFYLGCGLPGGEAGNNMARIVTTLMGYEIPGATVTRYCSSSVQTTRMAFHAIKAGEGDAFISAGVETVSRFQFGTSDHIPNTKNPKFADAQARSEEYAKGGKDWHDPREDGQLPDIYISMGQTAENVARMRGLKREDLDAFGVRSQNLAEKAIADGFWAREITPVTLADGTVVSADDGPRAGVTYDAVKDLKPVFRPDGVVTAANCCPLNDGAAAVVIMSDTRAAELGLTPLARIVSTGVSGLSPEIMGLGPVEASRKALKNAGMTIDDIDLVEINEAFAAQVLPSAEDLGVDIDKLNVNGGAIAVGHPFGMTGARLQNTMLNSLDWHDKTTGLITMCVGGGQGMALILERLS
- a CDS encoding DUF5130 family protein — encoded protein: MSTPSSLTEAQRAALDVAIRKAEQACRAEISVYVGATTGDARAYATSLHNTLVLPSRSVLVMVDPFQRVVQIVTGGHVRERLTDEESAQAVAVMTEHFERGDLGGGLQQGIELLGELAQS
- a CDS encoding GNAT family N-acetyltransferase, which codes for MDLEVRPAAVFADVRTLLGPKRPDANACWCLSYRVDSRLNNELRGPARGEHVARLLEDGPLGVLAYDGSEPVGWAAIAPRAETSFARNRRIPHVDDLPVWSLWCIRVRPGFRRRGISHTLIEGAVEHARREGAPAVEAYPLDNQGAKVDQTMAYPGLRASFEAAGFRHVVDTTSVLNGYVRVLMRRDLH
- a CDS encoding acyl-CoA thioesterase → MLDVRHRYDCPLRWGDQDLFHHVNNVRYVDYLQEARGALLRACLEAAGVERGEGDGYVVVRHEVSFRAPLKFRKPTVAIESWVSEVRAAGFTLDHEIFHDTDEGRVVYLRARTVLAPFVVATGTARRLSDLERAALEPYREDGERSLPLRTAVPRDRAGHYPVHVRFSDLDVYRHVNNVMYYEYFQEARIALMRDLAPALKQFGRIAVVVAQGDVEYHAPMTLRHEPYDCWTSVSRVGSRSMTVDSEIVDPTGATGRDGVVARGRFVLVFFDLETERSVSPPEGYGEAIQRAVAALGGAEHAALAVELAE